In the Mytilus trossulus isolate FHL-02 chromosome 1, PNRI_Mtr1.1.1.hap1, whole genome shotgun sequence genome, one interval contains:
- the LOC134721372 gene encoding uncharacterized protein LOC134721372 — translation MEERKKKDRDKVENMAPTKQTVHKKTIERIGSRRQKFKIEYDTVENVDRTGNELLANWKCLVQEKEKEIHTTSKKLQNKQPSKLSENRLREVKEAYMHNLQISIKDRLYYLRKQKQFLLDKQKTLNNVYKTIEKSNRSRIPNPFPQLILDVKRDHYKLFKEELLISSNGSINKYKRQIYAKEPSETILKLPQLVPDKEQTCIQEHTSTNRPGTSKLLPPLQILPRNIKKTLVVNKIRDEKKDKSKVRSTESMSKPAPKQPAPQQPAETTASNEVVDMNAELGSKRVRWKNKNQTVRLQKASRKNNYASDRTYRFSRLHLSSGKKCFIPKSKMVNERYCTTRKQNRNVGKQTDIEKIDRYPEPDRIHTLPRNMKETYIGNKIRKERKEKSKFIPKQSMSISAPQKTTANGGTLDMNSELALKRTKWENKLPNFRLQNASGKDRYISDRNYRFSRLHKSSVKNCYIPKTESIKVSKIVTEKYSTTRTQKRTVKKQTEVEKPDSYPAQDQIHTWSQNLKNIMNEKKDKSEVLKSMPLSAPQLTDETTHFNKLSTEQQVNETTAFNKMSSSTEQQADATTSFNKMSSSTEQQVDETTAFNKMSSSTEQQVDETTAFNKMSSSTEQQADETTAFNKMSSSTEQQADETTTFNKMSSSTEQQADATTAFNKMSSLTEQQADETAAFNKMSSSTEQQADETTAFNKLSSSTEQQADETAAFNKMSSLTEQQADETAAFNKMSSSTEQQADETAAFNKMSSSTEQQLDETAAFNKMSSSTEQQADETTAFNKMSSSTEQQADETAAFNKISSSTEQQAGETTEFNKMSSSTHQQTNETTAFNKMSSSTHQQTNETTAFNEMSTSSQHLIDDTTEFNKIFTSTQQQADETTASNTMSKSTQQQADDTTASTKMSKSAPDQTGETKVSSTILNSTRKQKRNVSKQTVREKSNINLEPYQSHSMLGIAVDDRYPTEDTFHQLDDNELIGFYQVQEKDLFPVIENMSDIKVIKLFKKLHDHHIAVIQSNTVDDIQSSSSGSTIDDIQDARENDGTLQTTMKTFVKKIIPDCITNGNQCQPTETLSSNWQIIKIRSGTNIKTRYIPMPPNTLKPKTSNARLKRYRRKMDENNNPPEPKEK, via the exons ATGGAAGAAAGAAAGAAGAAGGATCG TGATAAAGTCGAGAATATGGCACCTACAAAGCAGACTGTGCACAAGAAGACGATAGAAAGAA TCGGATCAAGAAGACAAAAATTCAAGATAGAGTATGATACAGTGGAAAACGTAGACAGGACAGGAAATGA ATTGCTTGCCAATTGGAAGTGCTTAGTTCAAGAAAAAGAGAAAGAAATCCACACAACCTCCAAGAAACTACAAAACAAGCAACCAAGCAAACTTTCCGAGAATAGGCTCAGAGAAGTCAAAGAGGCATATATGCACAATCTACAAATTTCCATAAAAGATAGGCTTTATTACTTAAGGAAACAAAAACAGTTTCTTCTTGATAAACAGAAAACCTTGaacaatgtttacaaaacaattgaaaagagCAACCGCTCAAGAATTCCAAATCCTTTCCCACAACTCATTCTTGACGTTAAACGCGATCATTACAAACTGTTCAAGGAGGAACTTCTGATTTCATCAAATGGTAGCATAAACAAgtataaaagacaaatatacGCGAAAGAACCCTCTGAAACTATTCTTAAACTACCACAATTGGTACCTGACAAAGAGCAAACATGCATACAAGAACACACCTCAACTAATCGCCCTGGTACTTCAAAACTGCTTCCACCATTACAGATCTTACCACGAAACATAAAAAAGACATTAGTCGTAAACAAAATAAGGGatgaaaagaaagataaaagTAAAGTTAGGTCAACAGAATCAATGTCTAAACCAGCACCAAAGCAACCAGCACCACAGCAACCAGCTGAGACAACAGCTTCCAATGAAGTTGTAGATATGAACGCAGAATTAGGTTCTAAAAGGGTAAGATGGAAGAATAAAAACCAAACTGTAAGGCTGCAAAAGGCATCTCGTAAAAATAACTATGCCAGTGATAGAACTTACCGATTTTCCAGGCTTCATCTTTCATCTGGTAAAAAATGCTTCATCCCTAAAAGCAAAATGGTTAATGAAAGATACTGCAccacaagaaaacaaaacagaaatgtaGGAAAGCAAACAGACATAGAAAAAATAGACCGATACCCAGAACCAGATCGAATTCATACATTGCCACGAAATAtgaaagagacatatattggTAATAAGATCAGGAAGGAAAGGAAAGAGAAAAGTAAATTTATTCCAAAGCAATCAATGTCTATATCAGCTCCACAGAAGACAACAGCAAACGGTGGAACTTTAGATATGAACTCAGAATTAGCATTGAAAAGGACAAAATGGGAAAATAAACTTCCAAATTTTAGACTGCAGAATGCATCTGGTAAAGATCGCTACATCTCTGATAGAAATTACCGATTTTCCAGACTGCATAAGTCATctgttaaaaattgttatatacCTAAAACCGAAAGTATCAAAGTAAGCAAAATCGTTACTGAGAAATATAGTACAACAAGAACACAAAAAAGGACTGTCAAAAAGCAAACAGAAGTAGAAAAACCGGACAGCTACCCAGCACAGGATCAAATTCATACTTggtcacaaaatttaaaaaatatcatgaatgaaaagaaagataaaagTGAAGTTCTGAAATCAATGCCTTTATCAGCTCCACAGCTGACTGATGAGACaacacatttcaataaattgtcaACAGAACAGCaggtcaatgagacaacagCATTCAATAAAATGTCTTCATCAACAGAACAGCAGGCTGATGCGACAACATCATTCAATAAAATGTCTTCATCAACAGAACAGCAGGTCGATGAGACAACAGCATTCAATAAAATGTCTTCATCAACAGAACAGCAGGTCGATGAGACAACAGCATTCAATAAAATGTCTTCATCAACAGAACAGCAGGCCGATGAGACAACAGCATTCAATAAAATGTCTTCATCAACAGAACAGCAGGCCGATGAGACAACAACATTCAATAAAATGTCTTCATCAACAGAACAGCAGGCCGATGCGACAACAGCATTCAATAAAATGTCTTCATTAACAGAACAGCAGGCTGATGAGACAGCAGCATTCAATAAAATGTCTTCATCAACAGAACAGCAGGCCGATGAGACAACAGCATTCAATAAATTGTCTTCATCAACAGAACAGCAGGCTGATGAGACAGCAGCATTCAATAAAATGTCTTCATTAACAGAACAGCAGGCTGATGAGACAGCAGCATTCAATAAAATGTCTTCATCAACAGAACAGCAGGCTGATGAGACAGCAGCATTCAATAAAATGTCTTCATCAACAGAACAGCAGCTCGATGAGACAGCAGCATTCAATAAAATGTCTTCATCAACAGAACAGCAGGCTGATGAGACAACAGCATTCAATAAAATGTCTTCATCAACAGAACAGCAGGCCGATGAGACAGCAGcattcaataaaatatcttCATCAACAGAACAGCAGGCCGGTGAGACAACAGAATTCAATAAAATGTCTTCATCAACACATCAGCAGACTAATGAGACAACAGCATTCAATAAAATGTCTTCATCAACACATCAGCAGACTAATGAGACAACAGCATTCAATGAAATGTCTACATCATCACAACACCTGATAGATGATACAACAGAGTTCAATAAGATATTTACATCAACACAACAGCAGGCCGATGAGACCACTGCTTCAAATACAATGTCAAAATCAACACAACAGCAGGCCGATGACACAACAGCTTCcactaaaatgtcaaaatcagcACCAGATCAGACTGGCGAGACAAAAGTTTCCAGTACGATTTTAAATTccacaagaaaacaaaaaagaaatgtaagCAAGCAAACAGTAAGAGAAAAATCGAACATCAACTTAGAACCATACCAAAGTCATTCTATGCTGGGTATTGCCGTGGACGATAGATATCCCACTGAAGACACCTTTCATCAGCTAGATGATAACGAACTGATAGGTTTTTATCAGGTGCAAGAAAAAGATTTGTTTCCTGTCATCGAAAATATGAGTGACATCAAAGTGATAAAACTGTTCAAGAAACTGCACGACCACCATATTGCAGTCATTCAAAGTAATACCGTAGATGACATTCAGAGCTCGAGCTCTGGTAGTACAATAGATGATATCCAAGATGCAAGAGAAAATGATGGTACATTgcaaacaacaatgaaaacatttgttaaaaaaattattccaGATTGCATAACGAACGGTAACCAATGTCAACCAACAGAAACTCTTTCTTCAaattggcaaattataaaaatccgCTCTGGAACTAATATTAAAACACGATATATTCCTATGCCACCCAATACActaaaaccaaaaacatcaaacgccAGACTTAAACGATATCGTAGAAAAATGGATGAAAATAACAATCCACCAgaacctaaagagaaataa